CAACTTTTCACTCGTACTAAAAAAAGTCTGATGTGTCGGGTAATTGTAAATCGCATTGACAATATTACCTTTTTCGATAATGATTGGCGACAATCCGAGATTTTGTAGTTCAATCGCTGCAGCTAATCCACAAGGACCTCCACCAACAATGATTGCTTCTACCTTTTGCATACTAACATCTCCTTATTCCAATTCCTGTAAAACATTATTTACTCATTTCAATTCATCTTGTTCAAATTTAATTGTAATAAAATGACTTTCCGGCTTAGCGCAGAGGCGCAACGGGACAAGAGTCGTACCATACCCGTTACTGACAAGTTCATACCGGTTTTTGATTTTTTTAAAATATCCGTGCGGCTGCAGTCCAAATTTCCCAAGGCGGATTTGCCCGCCATGTAAATGTGCCCCAATACTGAGCAGTGGCTGAAACTGCTTATGTACTTTGCCGAACAACTCCGGATTATGTGCAATGAAAACGGTGTTCTTTTCTTCGCATTGCTCGATTGCACGCTGGATGTTCTGCTCCCCTGGACGATATGAAACCGCGCTGACTGACATATCATTTTTGCTTTCGAGCTTGATTGACCCATTCTCTATAATATGGATTTGATGGTCTTTCAGTAGTTGACGCAGCTTTTGTTCACCGAATTCGACATCATTATTCCCCCATATAAAATAGGTAGGGCCAAGTTTTTTAAGCATACGTATATTATGAAGCACTGTGTCTTCAGAAGTCCGACGATCAACAAAATCTCCCCCTATGAGGACAGCTTGTATATTTTGATCAATCGAATCAATCATCGCCTCATTAATTTTGCGCGCATGCGTATCCGATATAAAAAATAGATGGATTGTTTCACTATCGCCATTTGCTTTCACTTCATGTGACCGGATATTATTTTCATGCGCTTCCTTATACATATAGAGAAGCACTGAAATACAGGCGATTCCGATAATACTTATTATGACCATACACGGTCCTCCAATTCAAAAAAGACTAATTATACAATAGCCTGATTTAATGTTTTATTAACCATTAATTTAACGTAGTGTTATTAAGTTTTCTAAAATAATAAATTTCT
This window of the Solibacillus isronensis genome carries:
- a CDS encoding metallophosphoesterase, whose protein sequence is MVIISIIGIACISVLLYMYKEAHENNIRSHEVKANGDSETIHLFFISDTHARKINEAMIDSIDQNIQAVLIGGDFVDRRTSEDTVLHNIRMLKKLGPTYFIWGNNDVEFGEQKLRQLLKDHQIHIIENGSIKLESKNDMSVSAVSYRPGEQNIQRAIEQCEEKNTVFIAHNPELFGKVHKQFQPLLSIGAHLHGGQIRLGKFGLQPHGYFKKIKNRYELVSNGYGTTLVPLRLCAKPESHFITIKFEQDELK